A window of Pedococcus aerophilus contains these coding sequences:
- a CDS encoding TraR/DksA family transcriptional regulator codes for MVHKAHAATKSAARKATATVAPAKKSASAATTSAKKAAPAKKAAPAKKAAPAKKAAPMKKAAPAKKAAPMKKAAPAKKATTKAAAKSAAATKAAPVKKAAPAKKAAPATKAAPATKAAPATKAAPATKAALATKATTKKAAPASLRVRDDESPWTAKELREVRAEIEGDVAHLRQEIRVAEADLVGLMRDAGDGAGDDQADAGAKTYEREQEISLANNARDMLDQNLHAIERLDNGTYGICESCGNPIGKLRLQAAPRATLCMTCKTKQERR; via the coding sequence ATGGTTCACAAGGCACACGCCGCGACGAAGTCTGCCGCGCGCAAGGCAACCGCCACCGTCGCCCCGGCGAAGAAGAGCGCCTCCGCCGCCACGACGTCGGCGAAGAAGGCCGCGCCCGCGAAGAAGGCTGCGCCCGCGAAGAAGGCTGCGCCCGCGAAGAAGGCCGCGCCCATGAAGAAGGCTGCACCCGCGAAGAAGGCCGCGCCCATGAAGAAGGCTGCGCCCGCGAAGAAGGCGACGACCAAGGCCGCCGCGAAGTCTGCCGCTGCCACCAAGGCCGCCCCGGTGAAGAAGGCTGCGCCCGCGAAGAAGGCAGCTCCCGCGACCAAGGCGGCTCCCGCGACCAAGGCGGCTCCCGCGACCAAGGCGGCTCCCGCGACCAAGGCGGCTCTCGCGACGAAGGCGACGACGAAGAAGGCGGCCCCCGCCTCCCTGCGGGTCCGCGACGACGAGTCCCCGTGGACCGCCAAGGAGCTGCGCGAGGTGCGTGCCGAGATCGAGGGCGATGTCGCCCACCTCCGCCAGGAGATCCGGGTGGCCGAGGCCGACCTCGTCGGCCTGATGCGCGACGCCGGTGACGGCGCGGGCGACGACCAGGCCGATGCCGGTGCCAAGACCTACGAGCGGGAGCAGGAGATCTCGCTGGCCAACAACGCCCGCGACATGCTCGACCAGAACCTGCACGCCATCGAGCGCCTGGACAACGGCACGTACGGCATCTGCGAGTCCTGCGGCAACCCGATCGGCAAACTTCGCCTTCAGGCCGCTCCTCGTGCGACCCTATGCATGACATGCAAGACGAAGCAGGAGCGCCGCTGA
- a CDS encoding cell division protein SepF → MAGALRKTMVYLGLAEDERYDGYDEYDYDEQPARAEAQPQQQPERSAAVTPLPQRTPVARVVRDVEVGALNRITTIHPRTYNEAKNIGESFRDGTPVIMNLSDMDDSDAKRLVDFAAGLVFGLHGQIERVTSKVFLLSPAHVEVSAEEGAPAPTARGLFNQS, encoded by the coding sequence ATGGCTGGGGCACTGCGCAAGACCATGGTGTACCTCGGACTTGCCGAGGACGAGCGCTACGACGGGTACGACGAGTACGACTACGACGAGCAGCCGGCCCGCGCCGAGGCGCAGCCGCAGCAGCAGCCCGAGCGCTCCGCCGCCGTCACCCCGCTGCCGCAGCGCACCCCGGTCGCCCGGGTCGTGCGCGACGTCGAGGTCGGCGCCCTCAACCGCATCACGACGATCCACCCGCGGACGTACAACGAGGCCAAGAACATCGGCGAGAGCTTCCGCGACGGCACCCCCGTCATCATGAACCTCTCCGACATGGACGACTCCGACGCCAAGCGCCTGGTCGACTTCGCCGCGGGCCTCGTCTTCGGCCTGCACGGCCAGATCGAGCGCGTGACCTCCAAGGTCTTCCTGCTCTCGCCGGCCCACGTCGAGGTCTCCGCCGAGGAGGGTGCCCCGGCGCCCACCGCTCGCGGCCTGTTCAACCAGAGCTGA
- a CDS encoding DivIVA domain-containing protein: MTLTPEDVLNKNFTPTQFRRGYDEREVDDFLDEVVAEMRRVVKESDDLRDQLNECRQSKGMPAVAKSDGKAQAQKAADAKAAQEAEAKAAQQASERIAAHEAKVKEAEEAAEKRIAAANAKAEEAEQVAAARAAEAEQSAQARIGGAQEQVEAHAGDAEARAQEAEQRIAEAQRQIDEARARAEEAEARAKQAEEQATVAAAAPAAPADGNAAPIAAAVGGGGSAAALLEMAQRLHDEHVGQGESTRDRLISEAQTRHDELVSTGQSQHDELVSTGQSKHDELVTTGQTRHDELIAEATSRHEQLITEARERSTGMVHEAQQKKAQILEELGRERSLLEMKIDELRTFERDYRARLKSYIEEQLADLDQTGLAPESGPDDDAEGEHRGDGDQDAQDGAAQDERQQ, encoded by the coding sequence ATGACGCTCACGCCCGAGGACGTCCTCAACAAGAACTTCACTCCGACCCAGTTCCGTCGTGGCTACGACGAGCGCGAGGTCGATGACTTCCTCGACGAGGTCGTGGCCGAGATGCGCCGGGTCGTCAAGGAGTCCGACGACCTGCGCGACCAGCTCAACGAGTGCCGCCAGAGCAAGGGCATGCCGGCCGTCGCCAAGTCCGACGGCAAGGCGCAGGCCCAGAAGGCCGCCGACGCCAAGGCCGCCCAGGAGGCCGAGGCCAAGGCCGCGCAGCAGGCGTCCGAGCGCATCGCCGCCCACGAGGCCAAGGTCAAGGAGGCCGAGGAGGCCGCCGAGAAGCGCATCGCGGCCGCCAACGCCAAGGCCGAGGAGGCCGAGCAGGTCGCTGCCGCCCGCGCTGCCGAGGCCGAGCAGTCCGCCCAGGCCCGCATCGGCGGCGCCCAGGAGCAGGTCGAGGCCCACGCCGGTGATGCGGAGGCCCGCGCCCAGGAGGCCGAGCAGCGCATCGCCGAGGCCCAGCGCCAGATCGACGAGGCCCGTGCCCGCGCCGAGGAGGCCGAGGCCCGCGCCAAGCAGGCCGAGGAGCAGGCGACCGTCGCGGCAGCAGCCCCGGCCGCGCCGGCCGACGGCAACGCTGCCCCGATCGCCGCGGCCGTCGGTGGTGGCGGCAGCGCCGCAGCGCTGCTCGAGATGGCCCAGCGCCTGCACGACGAGCACGTCGGCCAGGGTGAGTCGACCCGGGACCGCCTGATCTCCGAGGCGCAGACCCGTCACGACGAGCTGGTCTCCACCGGTCAGTCGCAGCACGACGAGCTGGTGTCCACGGGCCAGTCGAAGCACGACGAGCTGGTCACCACGGGCCAGACCCGGCACGACGAGCTCATCGCGGAGGCCACCTCGCGCCACGAGCAGCTCATCACCGAGGCGCGCGAGCGCTCCACCGGGATGGTGCACGAGGCCCAGCAGAAGAAGGCGCAGATCCTCGAGGAGCTCGGCCGCGAGCGGAGCCTGCTCGAGATGAAGATCGACGAGCTGCGCACCTTCGAGCGCGACTACCGCGCCCGCCTCAAGAGCTACATCGAGGAGCAGCTGGCCGACCTCGACCAGACCGGCCTCGCCCCCGAGAGTGGACCGGACGACGACGCCGAGGGTGAGCACCGCGGCGACGGCGACCAGGACGCGCAGGACGGCGCAGCGCAGGACGAGCGCCAGCAGTAG
- a CDS encoding YggT family protein — protein MLGTSVFAEIVRFVVFVFFVVLIGRLVLDWVQVFARDWRPRGVLLVIAEAIYSITDPPLKALRRVVPPLQLGSIRLDLAFLILFFATSILSQIL, from the coding sequence ATGCTTGGGACCAGTGTCTTCGCGGAGATCGTCCGCTTCGTGGTGTTCGTGTTCTTCGTCGTCCTCATCGGACGACTGGTCCTGGACTGGGTGCAGGTCTTCGCCCGCGACTGGCGCCCGCGAGGGGTGCTGCTCGTCATCGCCGAGGCCATCTACTCGATCACCGACCCGCCGCTCAAGGCCCTGCGCCGGGTCGTCCCGCCACTGCAGCTCGGCAGCATCCGTCTCGACCTGGCCTTCCTCATCCTGTTCTTCGCGACGAGCATCCTGAGCCAGATCCTGTAG